In Cryptomeria japonica chromosome 10, Sugi_1.0, whole genome shotgun sequence, a genomic segment contains:
- the LOC131073331 gene encoding transcription factor MYB30: MGRRPCCDKMQVRKGYWTPQEDTILVDFIHKNGHDNWRTLPKKAGLLRCGKSCRLRWSNYLNPDIKRGNFTCEEKEAIIKLHQVFGNRWSAIASRLPGRTDNEIKNVWNTYFNKGRLRIEIESVAPHNLGTTIPCQNKALINSPTTLCNLPYTHNLSSDSESIAEDSASTSEIWVQSKFIINSSVGCDQDQSTVRDDADQLEDLLTVKTFILENQNGEYEGTNPEALWNRMSEGDDYWLNILSQAGTSPSL; this comes from the exons ATGGGCCGACGTCCCTGCTGTGATAAAATGCAAGTAAGGAAAGGTTACtggactcctcaagaggatacaataCTTGTTGATTTTATTCACAAAAATGGCCACGACAATTGGCGTACGCTCCCTAAGAAAGCAG GACTTTTGAGATGCGGCAAAAGCTGTCGTCTGCGGTGGAGTAATTACCTTAACCCAGACATCAAACGTGGAAATTTCACTTGTGAAGAAAAGGAGGCCATTATTAAACTTCACCAAGTTTTTGGCAACAG GTGGTCTGCAATTGCCTCACGGTTGCCTGGAAGAACAGACAACGAGATAAAGAACGTGTGGAACACTTATTTCAACAAGGGTCGTCTCCGAATAGAAATCGAATCTGTTGCGCCACACAATTTGGGTACAACAATTCCATGTCAAAATAAGGCTTTGATTAATTCTCCAACCACACTCTGTAACTTGCCCTATACACACAATCTGTCAAGTGACAGTGAGAGTATCGCTGAGGATTCTGCTTCAACCTCAGAAATATGGGTTCAGTCCAAGTTTATTATAAACTCCTCTGTTGGGTGTGATCAAGATCAATCAACTGTTAGAGATGATGCTGATCAGCTCGAGGATTTGCTAACAGTTAAAACATTTATCTTGGAAAACCAGAATGGTGAATATGAAGGTACAAATCCGGAGGCGCTGTGGAATAGGATGTCGGAGGGGGATGATTACTGGTTGAACATTTTGAGTCAAGCCGGGACATCGCCTTCGTTATAG